The Mangrovimonas cancribranchiae nucleotide sequence AGACTGGGAGCAAACGAAGCGCCACCAGCTATTATATCAGTATTTATAGGTGAGCAGTTAACAGGTGTTTTACAGGAATTGGAAAATGTAACCTCAGGAAAATTGTCACCTAAAGAAAAGACCGATTTAAAGTTAAATGTTGTTGGGAAGATTCCAGAAATACTTCTAGATAATACTGATAGAAACCGTACGTCGCCATTTGCATTTACTGGAAATAAGTTTGAGTTTAGAGCAGTTGGTTCTTGGGCAAATTGTGCTAATCCAATGACCGTATTAAACACTATTGTGGCAAAACAATTAAAAAACTTTAAAGTAGAAGTTGATAAGTTAATCGACACCAAAAAACTTAAAAAAGACGAAGCTGTATTTAATGTTTTAAGAGAGTATATAAAAGCTTCTAAAAGTATTCTGTTTGAAGGTAATGGCTATGGCGAAGCTTGGGAGAAAGAAGCCAAAAAACGAGGGTTGAGTAATAACAAAACAACTCCAGAAGCTCTAAAAGTAAAGGTTAGCGACAAGGTGATTAATCTCTTTGAGGAAATGGGGGTTATGAATGCTGTAGAGTCCAAAGCACGTTACGAAATAGAAATGGAAGAATATGTTTTGCGTATTCAAATTGAAGGTCGTGTTTTAGGTGATATAGCTAGAAATCATGTTGTTCCAACTACCGTGCGTTATCAAAATATTTTAATAGACAATGTTAAAGGGTTAAAAGAAATATATGGAGCTAATTATAAGAAGTTCGCAAAAGAACAATTAAGTTTAATCGAGGATATTTCTCAGCGTCTAGAGGTTATAAATTCAACCATAACCAAAATGATTGACGAGCGTAAAAAAGCAAATAAAATGACAGATATTGAAAAGAAAGCAAAAGCTTACTGTCATAAGGTGAAACCACTTTTCTCGGACATTAGATACCATTGCGATAAGTTAGAGCTTTTGGTTGATGACGAGTTGTGGCCATTAACCAAATACAGAGAGTTACTTTTTACAAAATAGCCTAAGGTTTTGTGTGCTTAAGTGTCGTTTATCTTGTAATAGACGTATGTTAACGAAAAAAGTGTTAAATGTATATTTCTAAGGCTGGTTTTTAGTATTTTAGTACTGCTATTAATCAATATTATATTAAACATGAAACGGCTCTTAATTAGTGTCCTTTTATTGATGATTGCTACATTTATTTTTTCGCAGTCAGATGATGAAAAAGAATCAAAGCAACAAGATATCGTCATGAAAGTACCAAGTAAATAGAACGAGTACCTCCTTAATCTAAATAGATAAAGAAAACAGAAACCTTTTTAGCTATTGCAATTTTGTAAAAGTTATTAAGGTTTTTTTTGTGTATTATATTGAGGTTTAAATAGTTTGATTTTGTAGTTTTAAATAAAAAATATATTAATCTTAATGCCTATTAATAAAAATCTTAAAGTCTTAACCTTAATTGTTTTTGGATGGAGTTTTATTACTGCTTTTTCTCAGGAAGCAAATTCTAGCTATTTCAAAAAAGAAAACTTCTTTATTTATAGAGGGAATAATGTTTTAGAAGGTGGATTAGGAACTTCGGTTATTAATGGAGATTATTCTAATCCCATGTTTGAAATTTATTTTAAAGCCGGATATAAGCGCTATATCATTCCATATGTTAATGTAAATGTGTCTTACCATAAATTTAATCTCGCGGCAAAAAATATTTATAATGAAGGGTTTATGTCTTTTGATGTTAATTTGGAGGCTACGTTAATGCCTTATGATAAATTTTCGCCACATATATATGTTGGAGGAGGAATTCATGCATCAAACTATTTTAATCAAACAGATCCTAAAGCACAAGCCGGTATAGCTTTGGAGTATATTTTTTCTGATAATATTGGGTTGAAAATATTTTCCGATTATAATCATGTTTTTTCCGATTTAGTGGATGGTTTAGCATATGGAAAGTCAAACGATGTTTACTGGCGTTTAGGCTTTGGTGTAAATTACTATTTTGGTAGAAAACGTGTAAAACATTCTAATCAGCCTACAATAATTAATTCAAACCCAATAATAGACAATAAATAAATTACAATTATTACTTTTGCATTTCAAACCCATCCTATGAGTAAAGAAATAAGCAAAAGATATGCTCAAAGAGGTGTTTCTGCCTCAAAAGAAGATGTACATAACGCTATCAAGAATATAGATAAAGGGTTGTTCCCTAAAGCCTTTTGTAAAATTGTACCAGATTACTTAACAAATAACGAGGATTATTGTTTGGTCATGCATGCCGATGGTGCAGGAACAAAAAGTTCTTTAGCCTACATGTATTGGAAAGAAACAGGAGATATTTCTGTGTGGAAAGGTATTGCGCAAGATGCATTAATAATGAATATTGATGATTTATTGTGTGTTGGAGCAACAGATAATATTATGTTATCGTCAACTATTGGACGCAATAAAAATGTTATTCCAGGAGACGTTATTTCGGCTATTATTAATGGCACAGAAGAGCTTATTTCCGAATTAAAAAACTTTGGTGTAACCATTCACTCCACAGGTGGCGAAACTGCAGATGTTGGTGATTTGGTTAGAACAATTATCGTAGATTCCACGGTAACGGCAAGAGTAAAAAGAGATCAAGTTATCGATAATGCCAATATTCAAGCAGGTGATGTTATTGTTGGGCTAGAATCGTTTGGGCAGGCAACATACGAAACATCGTACAATGGCGGTATGGGAAGTAATGGGTTAACATCGGCACGTCACGATGTTTTTCATGAGTATTTAGCAGAAAAATTTCCTGAGAGTTTTGATAGCTCGGTTCCTGAAGATTTAGTGTACTCTGGAAATGTAAAACTAACCGATTCTGTAGAGAATTCACCAATAGATGCAGGTAAGCTTGTATTGTCTCCAACAAGAACGTATGCTCCCATAATTAAAAAAATCCTTGATCATTATGATAGTAAGGATGTGCATGGCATGGTACATTGTAGTGGTGGCGCACAAACTAAGATTCTTCATTTTGTAGATAATTTACATATTGTTAAAGATAATATGTTTAGTATTCCACCGTTGTTTAAGCTAATTCAAGAGCAATCTAAAACAGATTGGAAAGAAATGTATCAGGTGTTTAATTGTGGTCATAGAATGGAGTTGTATGTAAATAAAGAGATTGCGAATGATATTATTGCAATATCAAAAAGTTTTAATGTCGATGCTAAAATTATAGGTCGTGTTGAAGCTTCTCCAGAGAAGAGACTAACTATTAAAAGTGAGTTTGGAACGTTCGAATATTAATAATTTATAATACTTTTTAAAATGAGAGTCTTGTTTTGTTTAGTGGTTCTGTTTGTGTCTAATTTATGCATGGCTCAACCAGATTCTTTATTTTTTTATGTAAATGACGATGTAAAGTTGCCAACAAAAGGGACTTGGGAGCAGACTAACAAAGCTGGTTTAGATATAAGTGAGGTGGCTTTTGTTAACTGGAATGCTGGTGGTAGTAACTCTATTTCTGCGTTGTTAAGTTTCCAAAGTCAGCTAAAATATCAATTCAGACACTTTTTTTGGAACACTAATTTGCTCACGCGCTACGGAATAAATAAACAGCAAGAACAAAAAATGCGTAAAACAGATGATATTATAGATATTAGCTCTGTTGTAGGGTATCGAAAAGATACGCTAACCAATTGGTATTATTCTGCACGATTTAATTTTAAATCGCAGTTTACTAATGGTTATAATTACCCCGATAAAAATAAGGCTATTTCAAGGTTTATGGCACCAGGATACTTGTTTTTGGGAGGTGGTGTCGAGTACGGGAAAAATATTGATGAATTTTCTAGTTACTTTTCTCCGTTAACATTAAAAGCGACCTTTGTTTTAGATGAAGAGTTGGCGAATTTAGGCTCATTTGGAGTGCGGCCAGCAGAATATGATAGCGAAGGCAATTTAATTCGTGAAGGAGAAAAAGTAAGAAAAGAAATAGGTGTGTTGCTTACAAATGCCTATGAAGCTCAGTTATTCGAAAATATTTCAGTAAAACATTTTGTAAGCTTCTACACAGATTACCTAAACAACTTTGGTAACATTGATGTTGATTGGCAGGTAAACTTTGATTTTAAAGTAAATGACTTCGTAAGAGCGACATTAGGATCGCATTTAAGATATGACGATGACACTAAAGTTTTAGTCGAAACTGATGTAGAAGGCGAGTACGAAGAAGAAGGTGCAACCGTACAATGGAAACAGCTACTTGGTGTAGGTGTTGTAGTCGATTTTTAAAATTCATATTAAACAATATACATTTTAGTTAGTTTTAAAAAATTGTCAACTTTTTATTGTTGATAAATTTTTAACGCGCTGATTTATAGTGGTGTTGTTGGTTTTTCCTGATAACTTCATGACTTTTGTTATTTTTTAAGTTGGTAATTTTTGCTATGTTCACACCAAGTTTTAATCCAGCAAAAATCACAAAATCATTATGAGTATCAATACGGTTGAAAAACCAAAATCCACCTATACACAAGACCAAGCTTTCGAAGCTTCCTTAAAATACTTTGAAGGAGACGATCTAGCGGCACGCGTTTGGGTAAATAAATATGCTTTAAAAGATTCTCAAGGACATATTTACGAACGCACACCAGACGATATGCATAAACGTATTGCTAAGGAAATTGCGCGAATAGAAAAGCGTTATCCTAACCCAATGTCAGAAGATCACGTATTCAATCTTATTAAGAATTTTAAGTATATCGTCCCTCAAGGAAGTCCTATGGCAGGCATAGGTAATCCTTATCAAATTGTATCCTTATCAAATTGTTTTGTTATAGGTAACGAAGGGGCTTCAGACTCCTATGGTGGCATTATGAAAATAGATCAGGAACAAGTACAGCTAATGAAGCGTCGAGGCGGTGTTGGTCATGATTTATCACATATCAGACCTAGAGGTAGCGAAGTGAAAAATTCCGCCTTAACATCAACAGGAATTGTACCGTTTATGGAGCGTTATTCAAATTCAACTCGTGAAGTTGCTCAAGATGGTAGGCGAGGTGCTTTAATGTTATCGGTGTCTATAAATCATCCCGATGCCGAAGATTTTATAGATGCTAAAATGGAGCAGGGGAAGGTTACTGGGGCTAATGTATCGGTAAAAATAGATGATGGCTTTATGCAGGCAGTAAAAGATGATACTAATTACATACAAAAATATCCCATATTTAGCCATAATCCTAAGTATTCAAAAGACATAAAAGCTCAAAAGTTATGGAAAAAAATTGTTCATAATGCCTGGAAATCTGCTGAGCCTGGAATTCTATTTTGGGATACCATAACCAGAGAATCGGTGCCAGATTGTTATGCCGATTTAGGTTATAAAACAATTTCCACCAATCCGTGTGGAGAAATTCCTTTGTGTCCTTACGATTCTTGTCGATTATTAGCAATAAATCTCTTTTCGTATGTAGAAAATCCTTTTACAGATCAAGCGACTTTCAATTTTGAATTATTTAAAGAGCATATTGCCTATGCACAGCGTATCATGGATGATATTATAGATTTAGAACTGGAAAAGATAGATGCTATTATTAAAAAAATAGACGCCGATCCAGAATCGGATGAAATAAAAGCAACCGAGCGTAATTTATGGGTAAATATTAGAACCAAAGCCGAAGAAGGAAGACGAACAGGAATTGGTATCACGGCAGAAGGCGATATGTTAGCAGCGCTAGGAATTCGTTATGGATCTAAAGAAGGAAATGCGTTTTCTGTTGAGGTTCATAAAACGATGGCTATTGCAGCTTACAAGGCATCGGTTTATACAGCTAAAGAGCGAGGAGCTTTTTCAATTTTTGATATTGAGCGTGAGAAGAACAATCCGTTTATTCAGCGTTTAAAAGAAGCTGATGAGCAATTATATAACGACATGGTAAAATATGGAAGACGTAATATAGCGTTATTAACTATTGCGCCAACAGGAACAACAAGTTTAATGACACAAACAAGTTCCGGTATAGAGCCTGTTTTTCTGCCTGTTTACAAAAGACGTCGAAAAGTAAATCCTAATGATAAGAATGTGCGTGTAGATTTCGTAGATGAGGTTGGCGATTCTTGGGAAGAATATGTAGTGTTCCACCATAGGTTTAAACAGTGGATGGAAGTCAATAACATTAAAGTTGATGATAATTGTTCTCAGGAAGAATTAGATGCTATTGTAAAGCAATCGCCCTATTATAAAGCTACGTCGAATGATGTAGATTGGTTAAGTAAAGTAAGTATGCAAGGCGCTGTTCAAAAATGGGTAGATCATTCCATAAGTGTAACGATTAATCTGCCTAACGATGTGTCTGAAGATTTAGTTGGAAACTTATATTTAAAAGCTTGGGAAGTGGGCTGTAAAGGCGTGACAGTGTATCGAGATGGTTCGCGTTCTGGCGTATTGATTTCTAATGATGATAAAGAACAAGACACCGAATCCTTAACAAACTTTCCTACAAAACGCCCACAAATATTAGAAGCCGATGTGGTTAGATTCCAGAATAATAAAGAAAAGTGGATTGCTTTTATAGGTAAAATTGATGGTAAACCTTATGAAATTTTTACTGGTTTAGCCGATGATGAAGATGGTATTCTAATACCAAGATGGGTGACAGAAGGATTAATTATTAAAAATAGAAATGAAGACGGAACATCTCGTTACGATTTTCAGTATAAAAATAAGCGCGGTTATAAAACAACTATCGAAGGTTTGTCTCATAAATTCAATCCTGAATACTGGAATTACGCAAAGCTAATTTCTAGTACGTTAAGACATGGTATGCCAATAGATAAGGTTGTGGATTTAATTAACAGTTTGCAATTAGATAGCGCTTCTATTAATACCTGGAAAAATGGTGTTGTTCGCGCTTTAAAACGCTTTGTTGAAGATGGTACAAAAGCTAAAGGAAAATGCTCCAATTGTAATTCTGATAAGTTAATCTATCAAGAAGGGTGTTTAACGTGTCAAGATTGTGGTTCATCCAAATGTGGATAAGTAAATTTTATAAAAAGAGTGCTGTAAAGTGCTCTTTTTTTTTGCTTAAATGAATTCTTTAATTAGTACAAAGGATAGTAGCGACACTATTAAGTCTAAAAAATAAATAAAGCTAAAAAACTTAAATTCAGAAATATCTAATCTTTTGTAAATCATAAGCTTATGATTGAGGTTGTTTTCTTTTTCCTTAATTGTAAACCATAAAAATAGCACCATAAGCAACTTGATTAGAGCGATAGATGTAACTTCTGGAGATATTACGGTAATAAAAATAGTTACTCCAAAAGACCAAGTTATTAAGCTTCTATAAAATATTAATATGGCGCCTAAGTGTTGTGTCATGAAAGAGTAAACGGTTTTTTTAGAAAAATATTTTGGTGTTTGTAAGTCTTAATCTTATACTTGGTTACAAGCAATTCATAAATTATCGTATTTTTGCTCAACTAATTTAAAAAGGTAGATGTTAGAGAAGTTAGAAATAGTAAAGCAACGTTTTGACGAGGTTAGCGATTTAATTATCCAACCAGATATTATCGCAGATCAAAAACGTTACATTCAGTTAAATAAAGAATACAAAGATTTAAAAGTTCTAGTTGATAAGCGAGAAGAATACAAAATGGTATTAGATCGCATACAGGAGGCCGAAGAAATTATTGAAGATGGCAGTGATGAAGAAATGGTTGAAATGGCTAAAATGCAGCTAGAAGAAGCCAAGGAAAAAATTCCGCCACTAGAAGATGAAATTCGCTTCTTATTAATCCCGAAAGATCCAGAAGATTCTAAAAATGCTGTTGTAGAGCTGCGTGCTGGTACAGGAGGTGACGAAGCAAGTATTTTTGCGGGAGATTTATTCAGAATGTATACCAAATACTGCGAAAGTAAAGGATGGAAAGTAAGTACCGTAGATTTTAGTGAAGGCACCAATGGCGGCTTTAAAGAAATTCAATTTGAAGTAGAAGGCGATGACGTATACGGAACATTAAAATTTGAAGCTGGTGTACATCGTGTACAACGTGTGCCACAAACAGAAACGCAAGGCCGTGTACATACAAGTGCGGCAACCTGTATGGTATTTCCAGAAGCCGAAGAGTTTGATGTTGAAATCGATCCTAAAGATGTCCGTATCGATTATTTCTGTTCTTCTGGTCCAGGAGGGCAATCGGTTAACACAACCTACTCAGCTGTGCGTTTAACGCATGAGCCAACAGGTTTGGTAGCGCAATGTCAAGACCAAAAATCACAACATAAAAATAAAGAGAAAGCCTTTAAAGTGTTACGTTCTCGTTTATACGATTTAGAATTGGCTAAAAAGCAAGAGGAAGAAGCAGCTAAACGTGGTAGTATGGTAACCTCTGGTGATAGAAGTGCAAAAATTAGAACATATAACTATCCGCAAGGTCGTGTAACAGATCATAGAATAAACTTAACGTTATATGATTTGCAAAATATTATAAACGGCGATATTCAAAAAATTATAGATGAATTGCAGTTAGCCGAAAACACCGAAAAGTTAAAAGCTAGCGACGAAACTATTTAATTAATAAGCCTCATTTTGGGGCTTTTTTTATAACATGACAACACAACAACTTACTCACCAAATTAAAACAAAAAAATCCTTTCTGTGTATTGGATTAGATGTTGATTTAGATAAAATACCAAACTATCTTTTAAACGAAGAAGATCCTATATTTGCTTTTAATAAAGCTATTATAGATGCCACACACCATTTGGCAGTAGCGTATAAGCCAAACACAGCATTTTACGAAGCTTATGGGTTAAAAGGGTGGAAATCATTAGAAAAAACGATTCATTATTTAAATAAAAATTATCCAGAACTGTATACTATTGCTGATGCCAAGCGTGGCGATATAGGTAATACCAGTAAAATGTATGCTAAGGCATTTCTGGAAGACTTAGGTTTTGATAGTGTAACTGTGGCGCCTTATATGGGAAAAGATTCGGTAGAGCCTTTTTTAAGTTTTCAAGACAAACATGCTATTCTTTTGGCGCTAACCTCAAATCAAGGCGCATTCGATTTTCAAACGCTTAATGTTAATAACCAGGAATTATATAAACAAGTTCTCGAGACCTCTAAAACTTGGGATAACGCCGAAAATTTAATGTATGTAGTTGGTGCTACAAAAGCAGAATACTTAAAGGAAATTAGAAAGATTGTCCCTGAAAGCTTTTTATTGGTGCCTGGAGTTGGTGCGCAAGGAGGAAGTTTAAAAGAGGTGTGTAAATATGGAATGACCAAAAATGTTGGGTTGTTAATTAATTCTTCTAGAGGGATTATTTATGCATCTAAAGAGCAGGATTTCGCCCAGGCTGCAGCAATAAAGGCTGAAGAACTTCAACAGCAAATGGAAGCCATTTTAACCCATGCAAGTTAAAGACCAATTGCATAGAACGCTTGTTTTTCAAGATGTGCCTAAACGCATTGTGTCGTTGGTGCCAAGTTTAACAGAGCTATTGTGCGATCTTGGTTTAAAAAAACAATTGGTTGGTGTTACTAAGTTTTGTGTTCATCCTAAAACGATAAGAGAGGATACATTAATTGTTGGCGGAACAAAACAAGTGCATTTCGATAAAATAAAAGCGTTACAGCCCGATATAATTCTTTGCAATAAAGAAGAAAATACACAAGATATAGTTGAACAGTGTTCTCAAATAGCGCCAGTTCATGTTAGCGATATTTATACTGTTACCGATTGCTTAGCGCTGATTAAAATGTATGGAAGCATATTTGATGTTAAAAAAGAAGCAGCGGCATTGGTGACTTCAATTTCTAACGAGCAAAAATCATTTCAAAATTTTATAGTGGATAAGCCGGTTCTTAAGGTGGGTTATTTTATTTGGAGTTCGCCGTGGATGGTTGCAGGTAACCATACATTTATAAACTATTTACTGGAACAAAATAACTTTAAAAATGTATTTGTTTCTTCATCGCGTTATCCAGAGATTTGTTTAAACAATGAAAAGTTAAAGGCGGCTGATGTTATCATGCTCTCGAGCGAACCTTATCCGTTTAAAAAAGAGCATAAAGAAACCTTAGAAAAACAATTTCCAAATACTAAAGTAGTGTTAGTAGATGGCGAAATGTTTTCTTGGTATGGTTCTAGACTTAAAAAAGCATTTCCTTATTTTAAGTGTTTGCATAAAAACGACTTACAATAATTTAACATAGCCTTTTCTAGAGAATAGGCTTAGCTATACAGTTATCGTTAAAGCTTACTGTTCTTGAAATGGCGTAAGCTGTTTCTGGGAAATTTTCAGAAAAAGTCTTAGTGTCTTTAGTGGTCTTGTTTTTGGTAGGATTGGGTGTTGTTTTTCCTACTTTGCAAAATTGTTTTCTCATACGTAATTATTTGTTTTTAATGTGTATTCTTAATTACGTAATAATTAATGGGTTAGATGTAATCTAAAGGTTAAAATTATTATAAAAAACTATAAAGCGGGTTTTTTAATAAACTCCCTATCTAAATATTTAAGTTTATTTAGCTTATTTAAGAGTTTTATGGCTTTATATTCTGTAAAATCGCTTTCGGCTGAATCGGTTTGTCTTAAATTATAAGCTTGTTCAATTAGCTGTTTGTATTGCTGTTGAAGTTTACTTTGCTTGCTTTTTATTTTGGCTAGTTTTTTCATAGTTGAAGAAGTTGTTCTATAAATATATTTAATTTTTTGAAATACAGCAAGTTATATTTTCGTGTAAAATAAAAAAAATCGGCTCTTATAGAACCGATTTTTCAACTAACTAACTTGTACTAATCCAAATTTTTCAGAATGAAGTAGATATTCCTTTGTTTGAAATACAGTGCAAATATCAGATTTAATCCGCACTCCAATGTTATGTAAATATTAGGTTTAGATTAAGGTAGATTAAATATTTTATAATCTGATAATTAATGAGTTAAGTTTTTTAAGTAAAGAATAAATGCTATAAACAAGATGTTGTTAATCTTGTAAAGCAAATACTTTCCTTAGCAAATCTGTTGTGCGTGAAGATACTTTGTTTCTTATTTCAAGCTCTTCAACAGCAATCATTTTATACACGCCATTTAAGGCTTCACTAGTAACATAATCTGTTAAATCAGGATTTACATTATTGGTAAAAGGAATACTGTTGTACTTATTTATTAAGTTGGTCCAAATTTGGTCGGCACCAACTTTAGAAAAGGAGTTGTTGATAACAGGGTGGAACTTACTGTAAAGTTCTGTTTGTGTTTTGGAGGTTAAATATTGTGTAGCAGCATCGTCGTTACCAAGTAAAATGTTTTTTGCATCTGTAAAAGTGATGTCTTTTACAGCATTAACAAAAATAGGTGTGGCCTCTTTTACGGCATCTTCAGCAGCACGATTTAGGGCTTTTATACCTTCGTCTGCTAAATTGTCTAAACCAATGTCTCGTAGGCCTTTTTCAACTTTCTTTAATTCTTCAGGTAGTATAATTTTTACTAATTCGTTTTTGTAGAACCCATCTTTTTGAGTAAGCTTAGTAACTTGTTCGTCAATACCTTTGTCTAAAGCTTCTCTTAATCCAGAGGCAATATCGTCGTTACTTAAACCTACAGTAGTTGTGTCGGGTAATTGCTCTACAACTTCTTGTAGTTCGGCACAATTAAAAAAAGAAATCATTAAGAAAATGGCAAGGACTTTACGGTACATAATTTGTTTTTTTTTGAGAGGATAAAGATAGTTTTTTATTTTAAAAATAACGGACTCTAATTTAATTGCAGATGTTGTTTTTGGTAAAAAATAGATGTAAAATCATATTTTAGCACAATAATTGCTTTAATAGTCTTGTTACTTTGTAAATATGAATATAAAATCGATTTATTTTAGCGTAATAGCCGTTTTGGTTTTTTCTGTTGGATTTTCGCAAGTTGAAATATCTCAAAAAATACAAGACTCTAAAATAGCTCAGTCTAGTGAAAATAAGCTTTACTTTATAGATTTCTGGGCTACTTGGTGCGGTCCATGCGTTTATGCTAACGAGTATTTAACCGTATTACAAAAACAATTTTCAAATGATTTTTATGTGGTGTCTTTATCTGAAGAAAATTCTGCGATAATTGAAAAGCATTTAAAAAAACATCCTTCAGAATTAGCAGTTTTTTCAGATTTTAATAGTCAAACTATGAAAAAATTTGGTGTACAGTTTTTGCCTTATGGTGTGTTAATTAATGCTTATGGAAATAAACTTTGGGAAGGTAGTCCTACAGATTTTAAGCCTAATGATTTGCAGCGATTTTTAAGGCGTTCCAATATTAGAGGTAATGTGGATGATGTTTTTATTGTAAAGAATAATAATCTCTCCGAGTCATCTATTCAAGATTACAAACCAACAAAACCTATCGAGATTAAGAGGTTAAATACTGTAGATAATCTATCGCTCGAGGTTTCTAAAGAAGATAGTTACGTTAAGTTAGAAGGTAATTTACAGGAGGTTTTAAGTTATTTGTTAAAAACGCATGCTTCGCAATTGTATTTAAGCAAAGACGATAATGCTTCGTATCAGATTTATGTACATACTTCAGTGCTAGAACATGCTTTTGATGAAGTTCTTGAAGAATTAGGTTTAGTTGCGGAGACGTTAACTAAAGAAAAGGAATGTTTGGTTATGGATTTTAAGAATGCTCAACTTTGGAATACGCATCAAATAGATTGGGGGGAAGATGCTGAAAGTTTTTTAATTGGCGATACAGAAATTCAAGCTAATGATGTTTATTTAGATGATGTGAAATTTCGTTTGTCTTTGGTATTAGATTTGCCAATAAAATATATCAACATTAAAGATTTTAATACTTCTTTACACGATTGGCAAATTCATTACAAGTACTATAGTTTAATGGAGCAAAACCTTTTGGATGTTTATGGGATTAACATTGAGAAGAAAAACGATGAAATAACAACTTACCATATAAAAAAAGCACCTAAATAAATAGGTGCCTTTTTTGAATAAATTAATAGTACTTATGTTTAGTTATTATTGATAACTCTAAATTCTGTTCTACGGTTTTTGCGGTGTTCAGCTTCAGAACAATCTACCCCATTAGAACAACGATTTGTTAATCTAGTTTCTCCAAAACCTTTAGCCGTCATTCTGCTTCTTGAAAAGCCTTTTCCAACTAAGTAATTAACAACAGCGTTAGCACGTTGTTGAGAAAGAGACATGTTAAAACTATCGTTTCCTCTAGAATCTGTATGTGCCATGATTTCAATGTTTACATTAGAATCTGTTAATATTGGCACCAATGTTTCGTCGATTACTTTCTTAGAAGCAGGTGTTAATCTGGCGCTACCTAGTTCGTAGAAAATAGGAAGTACAGTAGGAGTTAATAATTCGCAATCAACCTCTTCCCAAGTTGTAATGCCACCTTTTTTATCAAGAACTGTTCTTGTAACTGTTTCAGATTTAGCAGGAATAGTAACGCTTGTTGTGGTGGCTGGTTGGTCAACAACACGTTTTGTAATGGTTGCGTATTCTGCAGGAATTTCAATTTCGTCAACTCTAGCAGGTGTTTTAATTACTTGCTTTTTATAAGTTGTTGTTTGTTCTGCAACAGGGACGTCTTCTGTATTTGCGTCTTTAGTTAATGTTGTAAAAGGGACATCTCTATACTGTGCTGGATATTCTACAAAACAAGCAGCAACACAATCTTCTTTGTTTACGGATGGGCAATCTTCAAGAATTTTGTATTCCCAACCAGAGGTTTTTGGATAAACCTCAAACGTTCTAGAGTCTTTTCCAAAAGATGCTGGAACTACAGTAAGATCAGTTCTGCCAGCTTTTTTCACATACGATACTTCAACAGTTTCATATGTAGCGGGAACATATACAAACTTTTTTGTTGCTTCTTTTACTAAAACGCGCTCTTCAACA carries:
- a CDS encoding AIR synthase related protein, translating into MSKEISKRYAQRGVSASKEDVHNAIKNIDKGLFPKAFCKIVPDYLTNNEDYCLVMHADGAGTKSSLAYMYWKETGDISVWKGIAQDALIMNIDDLLCVGATDNIMLSSTIGRNKNVIPGDVISAIINGTEELISELKNFGVTIHSTGGETADVGDLVRTIIVDSTVTARVKRDQVIDNANIQAGDVIVGLESFGQATYETSYNGGMGSNGLTSARHDVFHEYLAEKFPESFDSSVPEDLVYSGNVKLTDSVENSPIDAGKLVLSPTRTYAPIIKKILDHYDSKDVHGMVHCSGGAQTKILHFVDNLHIVKDNMFSIPPLFKLIQEQSKTDWKEMYQVFNCGHRMELYVNKEIANDIIAISKSFNVDAKIIGRVEASPEKRLTIKSEFGTFEY
- a CDS encoding adenosylcobalamin-dependent ribonucleoside-diphosphate reductase — its product is MSINTVEKPKSTYTQDQAFEASLKYFEGDDLAARVWVNKYALKDSQGHIYERTPDDMHKRIAKEIARIEKRYPNPMSEDHVFNLIKNFKYIVPQGSPMAGIGNPYQIVSLSNCFVIGNEGASDSYGGIMKIDQEQVQLMKRRGGVGHDLSHIRPRGSEVKNSALTSTGIVPFMERYSNSTREVAQDGRRGALMLSVSINHPDAEDFIDAKMEQGKVTGANVSVKIDDGFMQAVKDDTNYIQKYPIFSHNPKYSKDIKAQKLWKKIVHNAWKSAEPGILFWDTITRESVPDCYADLGYKTISTNPCGEIPLCPYDSCRLLAINLFSYVENPFTDQATFNFELFKEHIAYAQRIMDDIIDLELEKIDAIIKKIDADPESDEIKATERNLWVNIRTKAEEGRRTGIGITAEGDMLAALGIRYGSKEGNAFSVEVHKTMAIAAYKASVYTAKERGAFSIFDIEREKNNPFIQRLKEADEQLYNDMVKYGRRNIALLTIAPTGTTSLMTQTSSGIEPVFLPVYKRRRKVNPNDKNVRVDFVDEVGDSWEEYVVFHHRFKQWMEVNNIKVDDNCSQEELDAIVKQSPYYKATSNDVDWLSKVSMQGAVQKWVDHSISVTINLPNDVSEDLVGNLYLKAWEVGCKGVTVYRDGSRSGVLISNDDKEQDTESLTNFPTKRPQILEADVVRFQNNKEKWIAFIGKIDGKPYEIFTGLADDEDGILIPRWVTEGLIIKNRNEDGTSRYDFQYKNKRGYKTTIEGLSHKFNPEYWNYAKLISSTLRHGMPIDKVVDLINSLQLDSASINTWKNGVVRALKRFVEDGTKAKGKCSNCNSDKLIYQEGCLTCQDCGSSKCG
- a CDS encoding Curli production assembly/transport component CsgG, with the translated sequence MPINKNLKVLTLIVFGWSFITAFSQEANSSYFKKENFFIYRGNNVLEGGLGTSVINGDYSNPMFEIYFKAGYKRYIIPYVNVNVSYHKFNLAAKNIYNEGFMSFDVNLEATLMPYDKFSPHIYVGGGIHASNYFNQTDPKAQAGIALEYIFSDNIGLKIFSDYNHVFSDLVDGLAYGKSNDVYWRLGFGVNYYFGRKRVKHSNQPTIINSNPIIDNK
- a CDS encoding DUF3078 domain-containing protein, with amino-acid sequence MAQPDSLFFYVNDDVKLPTKGTWEQTNKAGLDISEVAFVNWNAGGSNSISALLSFQSQLKYQFRHFFWNTNLLTRYGINKQQEQKMRKTDDIIDISSVVGYRKDTLTNWYYSARFNFKSQFTNGYNYPDKNKAISRFMAPGYLFLGGGVEYGKNIDEFSSYFSPLTLKATFVLDEELANLGSFGVRPAEYDSEGNLIREGEKVRKEIGVLLTNAYEAQLFENISVKHFVSFYTDYLNNFGNIDVDWQVNFDFKVNDFVRATLGSHLRYDDDTKVLVETDVEGEYEEEGATVQWKQLLGVGVVVDF